A genomic region of Colletotrichum destructivum chromosome 1, complete sequence contains the following coding sequences:
- a CDS encoding Putative ankyrin repeat-containing domain superfamily, with protein sequence MEHLDQHSSDVLIDSNPYSLDFEETIASSDSWSSGVNTPSSSGNSLAERGVTPTQDVPMDELSYLEYEYPDPSESPSAWRALDGSSETADLTLASSGDWHGYQEQQEADGTDLNDFIFHVLVRTPERFFRREVSTDAWHQHELDCGRKTQALHHVLTGSTNLFLRDSIGDTILHTLAGDFGLPNLLVETEGYDILQRLFDIGPDGFGPSVKSCCLSMIDSQNDGYCMTDGAPAEPFMHTPLGVAILYNKLACAELLLRHGAGANVPGEWGQRPLFFASRNNSEEAVKLLTAYGACL encoded by the exons ATGGAGCATCTGGACCAACACTCATCGGACGTACTGATCGATTCCAATCCGTATTCTTTGGACTTTGAAGAGACGATTGCCTCTTCTGATTCATGGTCGTCCGGCGTGAACACGCCATCTTCCAGCGGCAACAGTCTCGCCGAGCGAGGTGTCACACCAACACAGGATGTGCCAATGGATGAGCTGTCCTACCTGGAATACGAATATCCAGATCCATCCGAGTCTCCCTCGGCTTGGAGAGCCCTCGACGGCAGCAGTGAGACTGCCGACTTGACACTTGCCTCATCGGGAGATTGGCATGGGTATcaagaacaacaagaagcCGATGGGACAGATTTG AACGATTTCATCTTCCATGTTCTAGTGCGTACGCCAGAGCGCTTCTTCAGACGAGAGGTGTCAACGGATGCTTGGCACCAGCATGAACTCGATTGTGGGCGGAAGACTCAAGCGTTACACCATGTCCTGACGGGTTCTACGAACCTCTTTCTACGAGACTCGATCGGAGACACGATCCTGCATACACTGGCAGGCGATTTTGGGTTGCCGAACTTGCTTGTGGAAACCGAGGGTTACGACATCCTCCAGCGGCTCTTCGACATTGGGCCAGACGGTTTCGGGCCGTCAGTGAAGTCCTGTTGTCTATCCATGATCGATTCGCAAAATGACGGGTATTGCATGACCGACGGAGCCCCTGCGGAACCGTTCATGCACACGCCCCTTGGGGTTGCAATTCTATACAACAAACTCGCCTGCGCtgagcttctgcttcggcACGGGGCTGGTGCAAACGTCCCAGGGGAGTGGGGACAGCGTCCGCTGTTCTTTGCCTCTCGGAACAACAGCGAAGAAGCAGTCAAACTGCTGACCGCCTACGGAGCTTGCCTTTGA
- a CDS encoding Putative flavin monooxygenase, FAD/NAD(P)-binding domain superfamily, producing MERNTADTLETDVIIVGAGFSGCYSLFKIRQAGYSAKILERGNDFGGVWHFNRYPGARVDSDTPSYQFSLSEVWADFHFTERFPGHEEIRRYFHHVDATLGLRKDTIFDARVDEVKYDPAGRRWHFRTTKGLCATSKYAIFACGPMNKPYMPRFPNQDMFGGPVIHPSAWPSDLQLTGKKIGVIGQGASGLQIVQELAKVDCQLTVFVRNPCIAIPMHQRQLSNRESEEMKNYYDAIFSEAKFGSSSALPYNHNTDLLRCTTEAERAGLFERLWNRGGLGLTQSNYRDIAFDKTANACLYDFWVRKTRSRMTNPEKRDIVAPLDQFEWFGATRVNLEMDYYEMLDRPNVKLVDLKKTPIQSFDRQGIVTKASDASIHHDMDIIIMATGYDSLTGSLLDMNIHDKHGVRLRDAWKSGISTYLGMMVPKMPNAFMLYGPQGPTTQTNAPPFIELQVDWVVSLLERMREDGLHLIEPSEESCRSWKSLVMDAFESTLFRDSTAWWTGANIPHKNVEPLVFLGGVQQWRHLCSRSLDDWESFVVSQ from the coding sequence ATGGAAAGAAACACGGCAGACACACTTGAAACAGACGTCATCATTGTTGGCGCAGGCTTCAGCGGTTGTTATTCACTGTTCAAGATTCGACAGGCGGGGTACTCGGCCAAGATTCTTGAACGTGGAAACGACTTTGGGGGCGTTTGGCACTTCAATCGGTATCCCGGAGCCAGGGTCGATTCCGACACGCCCTCCTACCAGTTCAGCCTGTCCGAAGTCTGGGCCGACTTCCATTTTACCGAGCGGTTTCCCGGGCACGAAGAAATCCGCAGATATTTTCATCACGTCGATGCCACTCTCGGCTTGCGCAAGGATACGATTTTCGACGCCCGAGTGGACGAGGTCAAGTACGACCCTGCGGGCAGACGCTGGCATTTTCGCACGACAAAGGGTCTGTGCGCGACCTCCAAGTACGCAATCTTCGCATGCGGCCCGATGAACAAACCGTACATGCCTCGTTTTCCAAACCAGGACATGTTCGGTGGGCCCGTCATCCATCCGTCCGCATGGCCCAGCGATCTCCAGCTCACGGGCAAGAAGATTGGCGTCATCGGGCAGGGAGCGTCCGGTCTGCAGATCGTACAGGAGCTTGCTAAAGTGGACTGCCAGCTCACAGTCTTCGTTCGGAACCCCTGTATCGCGATCCCCATGCACCAAAGACAGCTGTCGAACCGAGAGTCGGAAGAGATGAAGAACTATTACGACGCCATATTCAGCGAGGCCAAGTTCggctcgtcttcggcgctGCCCTACAATCACAATACCGATTTGCTTCGCTGCACGACTGAAGCAGAACGGGCCGGTCTGTTCGAGCGACTGTGGAATAGGGGTGGCCTCGGTCTCACACAGTCGAACTATCGCGACATCGCGTTTgacaagacggccaacgCATGCTTGTACGACTTCTGGGTCCGCAAAACGAGAAGCCGGATGACGAACCCCGAGAAGAGGGACATCGTCGCGCCTCTGGATCAGTTCGAATGGTTCGGAGCGACACGCGTCAATCTTGAGATGGACTACTACGAGATGCTGGATCGACCGAATGTCAAACTGGTCGATCTCAAGAAGACTCCGATCCAGTCTTTCGACAGGCAGGGGATTGTCACCAAGGCCTCAGACGCCTCCATACACCACGATAtggacatcatcatcatggccaccgGCTACGACTCTTTGACGGGTAGCCTGCTTGACATGAACATCCACGACAAGCACGGCGTCCGGCTACGGGACGCTTGGAAGAGCGGCATCAGCACGTATCTTGGCATGATGGTTCCCAAGATGCCCAACGCATTCATGCTGTACGGGCCGCAAGGGCCGACAACGCAAACCAACGCACCGCCCTTCATTGAGCTTCAGGTTGACTGGGTGGTAAGCCTCCTCGAGCGGATGCGCGAAGACGGCCTGCATTTGATCGAGCCATCGGAAGAGTCTTGCCGCTCGTGGAAAAGTCTTGTGATGGATGCCTTCGAGTCGACTCTTTTTCGCGACAGCACTGCGTGGTGGACTGGCGCGAACATCCCGCACAAGAACGTTGAGCCACTTGTCTTTCTAGGTGGGGTTCAGCAATGGAGACATCTGTGTAGTCGTTCGCTAGATGACTGGGAAAGTTTTGTCGTATCCCAGTAG
- a CDS encoding Putative glycosyltransferase, DXD sugar-binding, nucleotide-diphospho-sugar transferase: MRSDFLRYLLLEAEGVVYTETDTIALKPIDSWTPSHLRDNTRLVIGTENDQRDGRRWEDLPHPLQFAQWTIASAPRHPVLQKMADRVVMSVKDPVRRYGVREIELRPTSFEFLNSTGPAA, translated from the coding sequence ATGAGATCCGATTTCCTCCGATATCTTCTGCTTGAAGCCGAAGGTGTCGTCTACACTGAGACCGATACTATAGCCCTCAAACCCATCGACTCATGGACTCCATCCCATCTGCGAGACAACACCCGCCTGGTCATAGGCACCGAGAATGACCAGCGTGATGGTAGGCGATGGGAAGACTTACCTCATCCGTTGCAGTTTGCCCAGTGGACGATTGCCTCAGCACCTAGACATCCTGTGCTTCAGAAAATGGCAGATCGCGTAGTTATGTCCGTGAAGGATCCGGTGCGCCGGTATGGGGTTCGGGAGATCGAGCTCAGGCCCACGAGCTTCGAGTTTCTGAACTCCACCGGTCCTGCAGCATGA
- a CDS encoding Putative chromo/chromo shadow domain, Chromo-like domain superfamily protein, whose amino-acid sequence MHITYILPDLNMACPSAQKLDVSTTAASAPVAEMNCPEESDNSTPDPEATTVFWEDVPPVAQEAEQSVTKATAGLQTDYFVIKELLGHRCDPTCDTLFEINVSWEGDEETWEPESNLQKDAALTLFAYWSRVKGGRESAMVDRELWHVFKIMSHETKPDGNVYLQVAWVGSPDTSWEPEANIREAAGRLVDNYWRSVVGRLGAMARPAEAGSFVKDATGLMNKRRKMMQLPHFSGRLGVPSDGRKGRSARS is encoded by the exons ATGCACATCACTTATATCCTCCCCGATCTGAATATGGCGTGCCCTTCTGCCCAGAAACTCGATGTGTCGACAACTGCCGCCAGTGCCCCGGTGGCCGAGATGAACTGTCCAGAGGAATCAGACAACTCTACCCCTGACCCTGAAGCTACCACCGTCTTTTGGGAGGATGTACCGCCAG TCGCTCAAGAGGCCGAGCAGAGTGTCACAAAAGCCACGGCTGGCTTGCAGACCGATTACTTCGTTATCAAGGAACTGCTTGGGCATCGCTGTGACCCTACCTGTGACACTCTTTTCGAGATCAATGTCAGTTGGGAGGGAGACGAAGAGACCTGGGAGCCCGAGAGCAATCTCCAGAAAGATGCTGCACTGACCTTGTTCGCCTACTGGAGCCGTGTGAAGGGCGGACGGGAAAGTGCAATGGTGGACAGGGAGTTGTGGCACGTTTTCAAAATCATGTCTCATGAGACGAAGCCCGATGGCAACGTTTACTTGCAGGTCGCTTGGGTCGGATCTCCTGATACATCGTGGGAGCCAGAAGCGAATATTCGGGAAGCTGCCGGCAGACTTGTGGATAATTATTGGCGCTCtgtcgtcggccgcttggggGCAATGGCGAGACCGGCCGAGGCTGGGTCTTTTGTAAAGGATGCGACTGGGTTGATGAACAAGAGGCGCAAGATGATGCAGCTACCCCATTTTTCAGGTAGATTAGGTGTTCCGAGTGatggaagaaaaggaaggaGTGCACGCAGCTAG
- a CDS encoding Putative cyclin: protein MHRSAIVPCQSWLPSGVHVAVDHHQAAVSAPITNTPADAERFEEFCRRPLPPRSIHSVVERFLARILPVNADIWNFLSGLEAFLRHLLSWADISGTVFCGSLIYLERAAHRGQQTPVTEIGRRLRFLAAIILARKYLEDETYETRFWIGLTARMCSSYFTDDDIHDAETTLLEDLIWDLRIHQHEIYVMSTLIRHPDTISVLDHRAL from the coding sequence ATGCATCGCTCCGCGATAGTTCCTTGCCAATCATGGCTGCCGTCTGGTGTTCACGTCGCCGTTGACCATCACCAAGCAGCTGTATCCGCCCCAATCACGAACACACCAGCGGACGCCGAGCGGTTCGAAGAATTctgtcgtcgccctcttcccccaCGTAGTATTCACAGCGTCGTCGAGCGCTTTCTCGCAAGGATTCTGCCCGTCAACGCTGATATATGGAACTTCCTCTCGGGTTTGGAAGCCTTTCTGCGCCATCTGCTGTCATGGGCCGACATAAGCGGAACTGTATTCTGCGGGAGTCTGATCTACCTAGAGCGGGCTGCACACCGCGGACAACAGACTCCGGTGACTGAGATAGGCCGGCGTCTTCGGTTCTTGGCGGCAATCATCCTCGCTCGGAAATATCTTGAAGACGAGACATACGAAACGCGGTTCTGGATCGGCCTGACGGCCAGGATGTGTTCGTCTTATTTCACAGACGACGACATTCATGACGCTGAAACGACACTTTTGGAAGATCTCATTTGGGATCTGAGAATACACCAACATGAAATTTATGTAATGAGTACGCTGATCCGCCATCCGGACACGATCTCTGTGTTAGACCACAGGGCGCTCTGA
- a CDS encoding Putative serine-threonine/tyrosine-protein kinase, catalytic: MKPNRKTQIAMFPAHHTVENATAPDHRAYSAADTPATSDSLHIALRPKRKFDATLEDSAQNIVRSQKTHSSAQTSDIEWNSPWKHYREEFQLHDLGGSLTVAVRQGTQVHIRKIALLESQDALSKFRRLRHQNVVEFVHAYMTDTYLHAVFEPTTFSLYHLAKCPKYPDEAQLGAIVGQVVDGLSYLEAEGFEHPTLDSGSILVTDAGIVKIGKYFPSNWSDGSLMLLGC, translated from the exons ATGAAACCCAACCGAAAGACACAGATTGCTATGTTTCCGGCTCATCATACCGTTGAAAATGCTACTGCACCAGATCATAGGGCATACTCTGCGGCCGATACGCCGGCAACGAGCGATAGCTTGCACATCGCATTGCGGCCAAAGAGAAAATTTGACGCCACGCTTGAGGACTCAGCACAGAATATCGTTCGCTCGCAGAAGACCCATTCCTCAGCCCAGACGTCGGACATCGAATGGAACTCGCCCTGGAAACACTACCGGGAGGAGTTCCAGCTACACGATCTCGGGGGTAGCCTGACAGTGGCGGTAAGACAGGGAACGCAAGTACACATCAGAAAGATCGCTCTGCTGGAGTCGCAAGACGCTCTGTCAAAGTTCAGAAGGCTCCGCCACCAGAACGTTGTCGAGTTTGTCCACGCGTACATGACAGACACCTATCTGCACGCCGTGTTCGAGCCCACGACGTTCAGCCTCTATCACTTGGCGAAATGCCCGAAATATCCCGACGAAGCCCAGCTGGGTGCCATCGTTGGTCAG GTCGTAGACGGTCTCAGCTATCTAGAAGCCGAAGGCTTTGAACATCCCACgctcgacagcggcagcatATTGGTGACCGATGCGGGAATAGTGAAGATTGGCAAGTACTTTCCTAGCAACTGGAGCGACGGAAGCCTGATGCTGTTGGGCTGTTGA
- a CDS encoding Putative ferric reductase, NAD binding domain, FAD-binding domain, ferredoxin reductase-type produces MLLAAHIVSAMQNDKYQVQVPDGINELLLLIGSIAMVAAATISFLPFFRRRIYELCLRTHQALAALAAVGAALHLLSVAGRLRLWVYIYLAVTTLATLVQGCLMAFRNKALGQTFGRAYIDHVTGTVQVSIKLSRPLKFEAGQYLLLWIPRVRLFECHPFVVTSWAEAEQSIVDLFIKPRRGFTSSLVRYSHGHVVPRLALLSGPHGVSVPVWDYEAVLMVATDHGISAQAPYLKKLVYGYNHCRGRTRQIHLIWQVTNLGIVHAAESILNPILNDDTLDDGYILEISIYYDMREQGMSVEDVKMLIPGCTSDELITKSASTHTLSASDVERLVTKHLYGGTGRSHGTPTRVRDFGTRARLYVGSPDLAAGLWSEASRIVDRTVQEAVGKTGDMLILVSAANKTRDALCDLAGGFLIEKNHPLYDEYRKEQAIREYLETNVWLRELDYQPTD; encoded by the exons ATGCTTCTTGCGGCCCACATCGTCAGTGCCATGCAGAACGACAAGTATCAGGTCCAGGTCCCGGATGGCATCAACGAGCTTCTCCTGCTAATT GGTTCCATCGCAAtggtggcagcggcgacaATCTCCTTTCTACCCTTTTTCCGCCGTCGCATCTACGAGCTCTGTCTGAGGACCCACCAAGCACTTGCTGCGCTGGCAGCGGTGGGGGCCGCGCTGCACTTGCTATCGGTTGCTGGCCGGCTCAGGCTGTGGGTGTACATCTACCTTGCTGTGACGACACTGGCAACCTTGGTCCAGGGCTGCTTGATGGCTTTTCGCAACAAGGCTTTGGGACAAACGTTTGGACGAGCCTACATCGACCACGTTACGGGAACCGTGCAGGTATCAATCAAGCTGTCGAGGCCACTCAAGTTCGAGGCGGGACAGTACCTGTTGTTGTGGATCCCGAGAGTCCGACTGTTTGAGTGCCATCCCTTCGTCGTGACTTCGTGGGCGGAAGCGGAACAAAGCATCGTCGATCTCTTCATCAAGCCCCGACGAGGATTCACTTCCAGCCTGGTCCGATATTCTCACGGGCACGTCGTGCCCCGACTGGCCCTCCTCTCTGGGCCACACGGCGTCAGCGTGCCGGTGTGGGACTATGAGGCGGTGCTCATGGTGGCTACGGACCACGGGATTTCTGCCCAGGCTCCGTACCTGAAGAAGCTtgtgtacggatacaacCACTGCAGAGGCCGCACGCGGCAGATACACCTTATTTGGCAGGTAACCAACCTTG GGATCGTACATGCGGCCGAGTCAATCCTCAACCCTATACTGAACGATGACACGCTCGACGATGGCTAC ATCCTCGAGATTTCCATTTACTATGACATGCGGGAACAAGGAATGTCCGTCGAAGATGTCAAGATGCTGATCCCGGGTTGCACCAGCGACGAGCTGATAACCAAAAGCGCTTCGACGCACACCCTGAGCGCGTCTGATGTCGAACGGCTGGTGACCAAGCATCTTTACGGCGGCACCGGTCGGTCACACGGTACGCCGACTCGTGTGAGGGATTTCGGGACGAGAGCGCGACTTTACGTGGGCAGTCCCGATCTCGCGGCAGGCCTATGGAGCGAGGCATCACGCATCGTCGATCGCACAGTACAAGAAGCAGTTGGAAAGACGGGAGACATGTTGATTCTTG TATCCGCCGCAAACAAAACACGGGACGCACTTTGCGACCTTGCGGGAGGTTTCCTGATCGAAAAAAACCATCCTCTGTACGACGAGTATCGCAAAGAACAAGCTATCCGGGAATACCTTGAGACCAATGTCTGGCTGCGGGAGCTTGATTATCAGCCGACGGATTGA